The Pseudarthrobacter defluvii DNA window GCCGGGGCCATCGTCCTGATCACTATGGTGGGGTGGGGGCTCAACGTCCTGTTGGGGACGCGGCCTGCCGATAAGAAGTAATTTCGGCCAACTCAGCCAGTCGGTGGGCCTGCGTGATCCACTACAGTCGCCGGCCGCGTTGTCGTCCGATTCCATTCAGGGGAACGCAGCGGGCGCTGCCCGGGGTCCGGGCCGTAGGATCTACCAGGAACGTCAGCGCGGCCGCCCGTCAGAACCCACCCCCTGAAAGGCGCTGCCCGTGAAGATGTTCGCTGAGATGTTCAGCATTGGCCCCGGAAACAAGGACCACCACCCGGCGCTTCGGTGCGCCGTCGGCGTCTTCGTTCCCCTCATCACGCTGGTGCTGCTGGGCCGGCTGGACCTGGCAATCTTCGCGTCCTTCGGCGCCTTCACCGGAATTTACGGCCGCGGCGAACCCCATGCCGTCCGCTTCGTGCTGCAGCTGCGGGCCGGGCTGCTGATGCTCCTGGTGATGTTCCTGGCGGCGCTCGCAGCCCGGATGGGTCCCGCCTGGGGCCTGGATGCCGCCGCCCACACCTGGCTGCTGGTCCTGGCCACCACTTTGGTGGCCGGTGCCTGTTCCGTCGCCATCTCCTGGCTGCGGCTGCGCCCGGCAGGTTCGCTCTTCCACATCTTCGCGTTCGCCGCGATCGCGTCCATCCCCAACCAGCCGCCTCTGTGGCAGGGCATGCTGGTGGCCGTCCTCACCACGGTCTTCGCCCTGCTCGTCGGCTTTTCGTCCCGGATCCTTCCCAGCCACCGCACCCCCTGGGCCAGGCCGCCGCGGATCCGGCGCACCCCGGCGGAAAAGCGCGCCGCCTGGCTGGAGGGGTTCGGCTACCTGGTGGCCGCAGGACTTGCCGGCACGCTGGCCACCTGGGCCGGGTCCCGCCTGGGTTTCGGGCACAACTACTGGGCCATGGTGGCGGCGGTGGTTCCCCTGGTGGGCCACACCACACGGCACCGGGTGCGCCGCGGCATCCAGAGAATCATCGGCACCGTGCTGGGCCTGCTGGTCCTGGCTGCCGTGCTGCTGGTGGGGCTGCAGCCCTGGCAGACCGTGCTGGTGATGGCGTTGTGCCAGTTCGGCGCCGAAATGTTCATCATCCGCCAGTACCTGCTGGCCCAGGTCTTCGTCACCCCCCTGGCTTTGATCTCGACGCTCCTGGTGGTTCCTGCCTCGCCTTCCTTCCTGCTGCGCGACCGCATCGTCGAGACTGTCATTGGCGCCGCCGTCGGCATTGCAGTGGTGCTGGCCCCCGGCGCGTGGCGCCGCTTACGGCAACGCACGACGGCGGCTGACCGCCAACTGCGTTGAACCCGCCCCTGCAGCGCCAAGGGCGGGCTCAAAGGTGGGCCGTTACGGGCGCTCCGCTGCTGCCTCTTCCCGGACCGCCCGGATGGTGTGCGGCACTGCCGCCAGTGCCACCACCGCAATGGCGGCAGCGGCCGCGAAGACGTAGAAGCCCCAGGGGTAGGCAATGTTCGCGGCCACGAGGGAGCCTGTCACGGCAGGGCCCATGATGGCGCCAAGCCGGCCGACGCCGGCAGCGAATCCCAGGGCGGTGGCGCGGAGGGCTGCCGGGAACAGCTGGCTGACCCACGCGTAGACCAGCACCTGGGCGCTGAACACGAACACGCCCGTGACAAAGACTGCCAGGTTGAGGAGCAGCTCGCTTTGGATCTTGACGCTCAGGACACCAAGGAAAACGGCGGAGAGCCCGAACCACAGCAGCACCACCTTCTTGGTGCCGTGCTTGTCAGCCAGGATCCCTGCGATCACCAGACCCACCACTGCGCCTACGTTGAGGACCAGCAGCAGAACCAGGCCGGTGCTGACGGTGTAGCCCGCGCCCGCCATCAGCTGCGGAAGCCAGGTGTTCAAGCCGTAGACCAGGAGCAGGCCCATGAAGGAAGCCGCCGCGATGGCCAGCGCCACCAGGGGGTACGGTTTCCGCGCCAGATCCCGGAAGCCTTTGCGGGCTGCAGCCGGTTCCTTTCCTCCGGCAGCTGCGGGAAGGGTCTCCGGGAGCTTGAACCACAGGAACGGTACCAGGGCGAAGCCGGCGAGGCCGCCCAGGATGAACATCATCCGCCAGTCCGGGATCAGCAGCAGGGCAAGGAAGGACGTGGCCACGGCGCCTGCGTGGTAGCCGGTCATGGTCCGGGTGGTCGATTTTCCGGCGGAACCCGCCGGTGCGTAGTCGTTCATGTAGGCCAGGGCCGCGGGCAGGCACGCACCCAGACCCAGACCGGCCAGGAGCCGGAAGATGCAGAACACTGCAACGTTCGGCGCGAACACCACGGCAATGGTGAAGATTGAAAACCACAGGACGCAGGCCACCAGAAGGCGGCGTCGGCCAAAGTGGTCTGACAGCGGGGCAATGAACAGTGCGCCGGCGCCGACCCCAACCAGTGAGATCGTGGCGGCCAACGTGGCACCTACGGCGTCGAAGCCAAGCTCGTGGGTCTTGATCAGCGTGGGGATGACGGTGCCCAGCACCACCAGGTCGAAGCCGTCAAGAACCATCGCCAGCCAGCAAAGCCAGACCGGCCACTTGGAACGTTGCTGAGTGGGCGCAAAGGACATGGAAATACCTCGGTGTATCTTCTGGGAGTTCGTGCGGCGGTCTGCTTTGCCGTTGGTGGTCAGGGCAGCATTGCCAACAGCCCCAGTGAGGTTTGTATCACTGAGGGGTGTAATCTGGGACAACTTTTCCCATTCAATGGAAGCAGGTGTCCGCGCTGGCCAACTCCCCGTCCGGCGACTCGGTGGTGGACCGGATCGTCCGGTTAATTTCGGCGTTCCCCCAGGACGTGAGCGCCCTGCAGTTGAGCGACCTCGCTCAGCGTGCAGGCCTGCCGCTCACCACCACGCACCGCCTCGTTGGCCAGCTTGCCGCCCACGGGCTGCTTGAGTCCGCGCCGGGCGGCATGGTGCGGCCCGGGGTGAGGTTGTGGGAACTGGTGAACCGGACCGCACCCACGCTCGCCCTGCGCCAGGCGGCCATGCCATTCATGGAAGACATCCAGCAGGTCCTGCACCAGAACGTGAACCTGGCCGTGCTGGACGGCTGGGAGGCGCTGTTCGTAGAGCGTCTGTCCCGGCGGGGTTCGGTGGCGAACCGGGCGCAGGTGGCAGGCAGGATGCCGGTGCACATTTCGTCGGCGGGACTGGCGCTGATGGCCCACCAGGACAAGATGATGCAGGAGGAATACCTGTCGCGGTTTACCGACCCGGAGGGAAAAGCGACGGCGGATACCGTCCGGGCGCTGCTCGCCGAAACTTCACGGCAGGGCTTCGCCCAACTCAAGGGCGTCGTGGACCCGGACACCTGGGGCATAGCCGTCCCGGTCCTGAACAGCAGGCGCCGCGCCCTGGCGTCACTCGGCGTCGTGGTTCCCCTCCGCGAGATGCGCCTGCAGGCACTGGTGCCCGCGCTGCAGACGGCCGCCCGGGGAATAGCCCGGCAACTCTCAGACTCCTGAACCGTTCAACGGAATTGCTGTAACGGCGGTCACGGCCACTGGCCCACACTGGTGGCAGACGAACCGATCCGGCGCCGCCACGGCGGGCCCGCAATGAAGCGAGAACAGATCATGGCACGAAAAGTCATCAGCACCCAGGTCGCCATCATGGGGGGC harbors:
- a CDS encoding FUSC family protein → MKMFAEMFSIGPGNKDHHPALRCAVGVFVPLITLVLLGRLDLAIFASFGAFTGIYGRGEPHAVRFVLQLRAGLLMLLVMFLAALAARMGPAWGLDAAAHTWLLVLATTLVAGACSVAISWLRLRPAGSLFHIFAFAAIASIPNQPPLWQGMLVAVLTTVFALLVGFSSRILPSHRTPWARPPRIRRTPAEKRAAWLEGFGYLVAAGLAGTLATWAGSRLGFGHNYWAMVAAVVPLVGHTTRHRVRRGIQRIIGTVLGLLVLAAVLLVGLQPWQTVLVMALCQFGAEMFIIRQYLLAQVFVTPLALISTLLVVPASPSFLLRDRIVETVIGAAVGIAVVLAPGAWRRLRQRTTAADRQLR
- a CDS encoding MFS transporter, with amino-acid sequence MSFAPTQQRSKWPVWLCWLAMVLDGFDLVVLGTVIPTLIKTHELGFDAVGATLAATISLVGVGAGALFIAPLSDHFGRRRLLVACVLWFSIFTIAVVFAPNVAVFCIFRLLAGLGLGACLPAALAYMNDYAPAGSAGKSTTRTMTGYHAGAVATSFLALLLIPDWRMMFILGGLAGFALVPFLWFKLPETLPAAAGGKEPAAARKGFRDLARKPYPLVALAIAAASFMGLLLVYGLNTWLPQLMAGAGYTVSTGLVLLLVLNVGAVVGLVIAGILADKHGTKKVVLLWFGLSAVFLGVLSVKIQSELLLNLAVFVTGVFVFSAQVLVYAWVSQLFPAALRATALGFAAGVGRLGAIMGPAVTGSLVAANIAYPWGFYVFAAAAAIAVVALAAVPHTIRAVREEAAAERP
- a CDS encoding IclR family transcriptional regulator, with translation MANSPSGDSVVDRIVRLISAFPQDVSALQLSDLAQRAGLPLTTTHRLVGQLAAHGLLESAPGGMVRPGVRLWELVNRTAPTLALRQAAMPFMEDIQQVLHQNVNLAVLDGWEALFVERLSRRGSVANRAQVAGRMPVHISSAGLALMAHQDKMMQEEYLSRFTDPEGKATADTVRALLAETSRQGFAQLKGVVDPDTWGIAVPVLNSRRRALASLGVVVPLREMRLQALVPALQTAARGIARQLSDS